The proteins below are encoded in one region of Microbispora sp. NBC_01189:
- a CDS encoding alkaline phosphatase PhoX, producing MRGTSLSAAVSALPGSLWQTAFPRGGDPYGPGGNGPSERSDAASLVARHMARALPPGFTGRIVASSGERAGGVVWHAAPDGGGCFPDGDGWIYVSNCALPLLGGVTALRFAPDGSLRSGYRVLSGADRNGAGAATPWDTWLSGERTPHGTVFECDPYGLRAPLPRLAMGLFTHGGMVCDPGRGFVYLTEEEPDGCLYRFRPDDWGDLTTGVLDVLIGAPGGEAVEWEAVPSPAASRAPVRDQVKGARRFAGGGACHYHDGVLRFVSEGDGRVWAYDVGSERLHVLHAPGTSGGTGIPGTADAPGTPVALGVAEASGTPAGPGALGAPTRSRGLGSSTVRESETRPGERDDEEVVLVVEGRAVPFLRMPDGWTVTGPSMSPAGDRLYLSCRPPAGDRSGVAPVTIEITGPFEDLVRA from the coding sequence GTGCGGGGTACTTCATTGTCGGCGGCCGTGTCGGCGTTGCCGGGATCGCTCTGGCAGACGGCGTTCCCTCGCGGAGGCGACCCGTACGGGCCCGGCGGGAACGGGCCTTCCGAGCGGAGCGACGCGGCCAGCCTGGTGGCCCGGCACATGGCGCGTGCCCTGCCGCCGGGGTTCACCGGCCGGATCGTGGCGTCGTCGGGGGAGCGTGCCGGCGGCGTGGTGTGGCACGCCGCTCCCGACGGGGGCGGGTGTTTCCCGGACGGTGACGGCTGGATCTACGTCTCCAACTGCGCGCTGCCGCTGCTCGGCGGCGTGACCGCACTGCGTTTCGCGCCGGACGGGAGCCTGCGCAGCGGATACCGGGTGCTGTCCGGCGCGGACCGGAACGGGGCCGGCGCCGCGACCCCGTGGGACACCTGGCTGTCGGGCGAGCGGACGCCGCACGGCACGGTCTTCGAATGCGATCCGTACGGCCTGCGCGCTCCGCTGCCCCGCCTCGCGATGGGCCTGTTCACCCATGGGGGCATGGTCTGCGACCCCGGCCGGGGATTCGTCTACCTCACCGAGGAGGAGCCGGACGGGTGCCTGTACCGGTTCCGCCCCGACGACTGGGGCGACCTCACCACCGGAGTCCTCGACGTGCTGATCGGAGCTCCCGGCGGCGAGGCCGTGGAGTGGGAGGCGGTGCCGTCCCCTGCCGCGTCCCGCGCGCCCGTACGTGACCAGGTCAAGGGAGCCCGGCGGTTCGCGGGCGGCGGCGCCTGCCACTACCACGACGGCGTGCTGCGGTTCGTCAGCGAGGGCGACGGCCGCGTGTGGGCCTACGACGTCGGCTCCGAGCGCCTTCATGTTCTCCACGCCCCCGGCACCTCCGGCGGCACCGGCATCCCTGGCACGGCCGACGCCCCCGGCACTCCTGTCGCTCTCGGCGTCGCGGAGGCCTCCGGTACTCCGGCCGGCCCCGGCGCCCTCGGAGCCCCAACCCGGTCGCGCGGCCTGGGCTCCTCCACGGTTCGGGAATCCGAGACGCGGCCAGGCGAGCGGGACGACGAGGAGGTCGTCCTCGTCGTGGAGGGCCGGGCGGTGCCGTTCCTGCGGATGCCGGACGGCTGGACGGTCACCGGTCCGTCCATGTCCCCGGCGGGCGACAGGCTCTATCTCTCCTGCCGCCCTCCCGCCGGTGACCGGTCCGGCGTGGCGCCCGTGACCATCGAGATCACCGGGCCGTTCGAGGACCTCGTACGCGCCTGA
- a CDS encoding MerR family transcriptional regulator, with protein sequence MSGTWTIGELAERAADLLGSELRVNGRVREVPNERLIRWYTTIGLLDPPAARRGRLALYGNRHLLQLVAVKRRQAEGLSIAAIQAELAGATNAMLQRIAGLTEAPQPQAGPDHALAEPPELGAAGPGAAEPGRPSADTVPDVARTTDRKRFWARPAGSTHFDPAGAGHTGAGPGDPVPAPRPSTAHGRPGTPDLHTVTTTVTGEPAGKPPGDVLFGVRLAPGVTVMLESAHRPPGGDETATLRRAAAPLLAALGALGLAGPFEDAETTTPWNSPDSATNKGMT encoded by the coding sequence ATGAGCGGGACCTGGACGATCGGTGAGCTGGCGGAGCGGGCGGCGGACCTGCTCGGATCCGAGCTGCGCGTCAACGGAAGGGTCCGCGAGGTGCCCAACGAACGGCTCATCCGCTGGTACACGACGATCGGCCTGCTCGACCCGCCCGCCGCCCGGCGCGGGAGGCTCGCCCTCTACGGCAACCGCCACCTGCTCCAGCTCGTGGCCGTCAAACGCCGCCAGGCGGAGGGGCTGTCCATCGCCGCCATCCAGGCCGAACTGGCGGGCGCGACCAACGCCATGCTCCAGCGCATCGCCGGGCTCACCGAGGCGCCCCAACCGCAGGCCGGCCCCGACCACGCCCTCGCCGAACCGCCCGAACTGGGAGCGGCAGGACCGGGAGCGGCTGAGCCAGGGCGGCCTTCGGCCGACACGGTCCCCGACGTGGCCCGGACGACGGACCGGAAGCGGTTCTGGGCCCGGCCGGCCGGCTCCACCCACTTCGATCCGGCGGGCGCCGGTCACACAGGGGCCGGACCCGGTGATCCCGTCCCGGCGCCGCGCCCGAGCACCGCGCACGGCCGACCCGGCACGCCAGACCTCCACACCGTCACGACGACCGTCACCGGCGAACCGGCGGGGAAACCTCCGGGGGACGTCCTGTTCGGCGTCCGGCTCGCGCCCGGGGTGACGGTCATGCTCGAATCGGCCCACCGGCCTCCGGGCGGCGACGAGACGGCCACGCTGCGCCGGGCCGCCGCCCCGCTCCTCGCGGCGCTCGGCGCGCTCGGTCTGGCCGGGCCCTTCGAGGACGCCGAGACCACGACGCCCTGGAATTCACCGGATTCCGCAACAAACAAGGGGATGACCTGA
- the mmuM gene encoding homocysteine S-methyltransferase yields the protein MHPVVLDGGLATHLESLGCDLSDDLWSARLLADDPGVVRRAHLDYFRAGADVATTASYQASVPGFVRHGLSPREARDLVRLSVTLAVQARDEAGHGLVAASVGPYGAYLADGSEYTGDYDLDEDRLAEWHRERFGLLAEAGADLLACETIPSRAEALALARLLRETPSVRAWVAFSCRDGEHVSDGTPFEECIAIFAGLPQVVAVGVNCTAPRFVPELVGRGAAVVYPNSGESWDAANRRWLGLADPVEFGGAAAGWVSRGAQYVGGCCRTTPAHIREIRSRLT from the coding sequence ATGCATCCGGTGGTCCTCGACGGCGGTCTCGCGACGCATCTGGAGTCCCTCGGCTGCGATCTGAGCGACGACCTGTGGTCGGCCCGGCTGCTGGCCGACGATCCCGGCGTCGTCCGCCGCGCGCATCTCGACTACTTCCGCGCCGGCGCCGACGTCGCCACGACGGCGAGCTATCAAGCCAGCGTCCCCGGGTTCGTACGGCACGGCCTGTCGCCGCGGGAGGCCCGCGACCTCGTCCGGCTGTCGGTGACGCTGGCCGTGCAGGCGAGGGACGAGGCCGGGCACGGGCTGGTCGCGGCGAGCGTGGGCCCCTACGGCGCCTACCTCGCCGACGGCTCCGAATACACGGGCGACTACGACCTGGACGAGGACCGCTTGGCCGAGTGGCATCGCGAACGCTTCGGCCTTCTCGCCGAGGCCGGAGCCGACCTGCTGGCCTGCGAGACGATTCCCTCGCGGGCCGAGGCCCTGGCGCTGGCGCGGCTCCTGCGCGAGACGCCGTCCGTGCGCGCCTGGGTCGCCTTCTCCTGCCGGGACGGCGAGCACGTCAGCGACGGGACGCCCTTCGAGGAGTGCATCGCGATCTTTGCCGGGCTCCCCCAGGTGGTCGCCGTCGGCGTGAACTGCACGGCGCCCCGGTTCGTGCCCGAGTTGGTCGGGCGCGGGGCCGCCGTCGTCTATCCGAACTCGGGTGAGAGCTGGGACGCCGCTAACCGCCGCTGGCTCGGCCTCGCCGACCCCGTAGAGTTCGGCGGGGCGGCGGCCGGGTGGGTCTCGCGGGGCGCCCAGTATGTGGGCGGCTGCTGCCGCACCACTCCCGCCCACATCCGCGAGATCCGGTCCCGCCTCACCTGA
- a CDS encoding lysophospholipid acyltransferase family protein has protein sequence MLYWVVKAILWPLLHFVFRPWAEGVENVPKEGPVILAGNHLSFADHFFGAGFLPRKVISLGKAEYFTGSGIKGLVSRAFFSAVGTVPIDRSGGKASEAALRTGLRILKEGKVLGIYPEGTRSPDGRLYKGKTGVARLALESRAPVIPWAMVNTFEMMPPGRPVPRFGIRPGVRYGKPLDFSRYYGMENDRLVLRAVTDEIMYVLMELSGQEYVDKYAAAAKTEMTRAARENS, from the coding sequence GTGTTGTACTGGGTGGTGAAGGCCATCCTCTGGCCGCTCCTCCACTTCGTGTTCCGCCCCTGGGCGGAGGGCGTGGAGAACGTCCCGAAGGAGGGCCCGGTCATCCTGGCCGGCAACCACCTGTCGTTCGCCGACCACTTCTTCGGCGCCGGGTTCCTGCCCCGCAAGGTCATCTCGCTCGGCAAGGCGGAGTACTTCACCGGCAGCGGGATCAAGGGCCTCGTCAGCCGGGCCTTCTTCTCGGCCGTCGGCACCGTGCCGATCGACCGCTCGGGCGGCAAGGCGAGCGAGGCGGCGCTGCGCACCGGACTGCGCATCCTCAAGGAGGGCAAGGTCCTCGGCATCTACCCCGAGGGCACCCGGTCGCCCGACGGCCGCCTCTACAAGGGCAAGACGGGCGTGGCGCGGCTCGCGCTGGAGTCCCGGGCGCCGGTGATCCCGTGGGCCATGGTCAACACGTTCGAGATGATGCCTCCCGGGCGGCCCGTGCCGAGGTTCGGCATCCGTCCCGGCGTCCGGTACGGCAAGCCGCTCGACTTCTCCCGCTACTACGGCATGGAGAACGACCGCCTGGTGCTCCGCGCCGTCACCGACGAGATCATGTACGTGCTGATGGAGCTGTCGGGCCAGGAGTACGTCGACAAGTACGCGGCGGCGGCCAAGACGGAAATGACCCGGGCGGCCCGCGAGAATTCCTAA
- a CDS encoding VIT domain-containing protein — protein sequence MTVPITPLRPEECRPVPHAGLGALETEKGNLPLESVDVTARLTGLVAGVEVVQTFRNPFDVSLEATYVFPLPPRAAVTAFRMEADDRVIDGVLKERGEARADYDRALAEGKRAAIAEEDRPDVFTIRVGNIVPRERVVVRLTMSQPLPYEDGAAEFRFPLVVAPRYIPGVPLSEPAAGDGVAPDTDAVPDASRISPPILLPGFPSPVRLSLTTTIDSAGLGLREVRSSLHEVEREGDTITLRPGERLDRDFILRLAFDASSALALVSDALPDDTPGNVPNDMPGDLRGGAPGASEGTFVLTLLPPPEGSARSVPRDVVLLLDRSGSMTGWKMVAARRAAARIVDTLTRHDRFAVLSFDSVVERAFPGGLVEAIDRNRYRAVEHLARLGARGGTELLAPLEEALRLLGERDDLSGGPARDRVLVLVTDGQVGNEDEILERVGSRLGGTRVHTVGIDRAVNAGFLGRLALLGSGRCELVESEDRLDEAMEHIHRRIGSPLVTDVSVRADGVALVAGTVTHAGSLYAGVPLVVTGRFRGRPAGALTVHGRTTDGRPWEERVEGRPARDGAARAVWARAHLRTLEDRYAVGDRSLEQQIVDISLRFGVLCRFTAFVAVDTHVTSAGAPEHRVLQPVELPSGWEMPAAMPMMVAGAPMMAKMAAVTSSAADAPVGAAPGAPAPSAPFAAAPPPPLSPAPSPPPVSGERGGGGKARLSRGLPGGGFLSRRGPAAAAMTNLDGVRPLLAEELARLGQAESLPERERRGYLADLASRLRVVAQMVGNHPDLLALAADLDKAEWADSSLDDLWRRTADLLTALVGGHGEGEHGKGEHGTGHGEGKHGSAAEKEGRRPFWKRS from the coding sequence ATGACCGTTCCCATCACACCTCTGCGGCCGGAGGAGTGCCGGCCCGTGCCGCATGCCGGCCTCGGCGCGCTCGAGACCGAGAAGGGCAACCTCCCGCTGGAGAGCGTGGACGTCACCGCCCGTCTCACCGGGCTGGTGGCCGGTGTCGAGGTCGTCCAGACCTTCCGCAACCCGTTCGACGTGTCGCTTGAGGCGACGTACGTCTTCCCGCTGCCGCCGCGGGCGGCGGTCACCGCCTTCCGCATGGAGGCGGACGACCGGGTGATCGACGGCGTGCTCAAGGAGCGCGGCGAGGCGCGGGCCGACTACGACCGCGCGCTCGCCGAGGGAAAGCGCGCGGCGATCGCCGAGGAGGACCGGCCCGACGTGTTCACGATCCGGGTCGGCAACATCGTCCCCCGGGAGCGCGTGGTCGTCCGGCTCACGATGAGCCAGCCGCTCCCCTACGAGGACGGCGCGGCCGAGTTCCGCTTCCCGCTGGTCGTGGCGCCGCGTTACATCCCGGGGGTTCCCCTGTCCGAGCCCGCCGCGGGCGACGGCGTGGCGCCCGACACCGACGCGGTGCCCGACGCCTCCCGCATCTCGCCGCCGATCCTACTGCCCGGGTTCCCGTCCCCGGTACGGCTGTCGCTCACGACGACCATCGACTCCGCCGGGCTGGGCCTGCGGGAGGTCCGCTCCAGCCTGCACGAGGTCGAGCGGGAGGGCGACACGATCACGCTGCGGCCCGGCGAACGGCTCGACCGCGACTTCATCCTGCGCCTGGCGTTCGACGCCTCCTCAGCTCTCGCCCTCGTCTCGGACGCCCTGCCCGACGACACGCCGGGGAATGTGCCGAACGATATGCCCGGCGACCTGCGGGGCGGTGCCCCGGGAGCCTCGGAGGGGACCTTCGTGCTCACCCTCCTTCCTCCGCCGGAGGGCTCGGCACGGTCCGTGCCCCGGGACGTCGTCCTGCTGCTCGACCGCTCGGGCAGCATGACCGGATGGAAGATGGTGGCGGCGCGGCGCGCCGCGGCCCGCATCGTCGACACGCTGACCCGGCACGACCGGTTCGCCGTGCTCTCGTTCGACTCCGTGGTCGAGCGCGCGTTCCCGGGTGGCCTGGTGGAGGCGATCGACCGCAACCGGTACCGCGCCGTCGAACATCTCGCCCGGCTCGGCGCCCGTGGCGGCACGGAATTGCTCGCCCCACTGGAGGAGGCCCTGCGCCTGCTGGGCGAGCGCGACGACCTTTCCGGCGGGCCCGCGCGTGATCGGGTGCTCGTGCTGGTCACCGACGGCCAGGTGGGCAACGAGGACGAGATCCTCGAACGCGTCGGCTCCCGGCTGGGCGGCACCCGGGTCCACACGGTGGGCATCGACAGGGCGGTGAACGCGGGGTTCCTCGGGCGGCTGGCCCTGCTCGGCTCCGGCCGCTGCGAACTGGTCGAGTCGGAGGACCGGCTCGACGAGGCGATGGAGCACATCCACCGGCGGATCGGCTCGCCACTGGTGACCGACGTCTCCGTGCGGGCCGACGGCGTCGCGCTGGTGGCCGGCACCGTCACGCACGCCGGTTCCCTGTACGCGGGGGTCCCGCTGGTCGTGACCGGGCGTTTCCGGGGCCGGCCGGCGGGGGCTCTCACCGTGCACGGCCGCACGACCGACGGGCGTCCCTGGGAGGAGCGCGTCGAGGGCCGTCCCGCGCGGGACGGCGCGGCGCGGGCCGTGTGGGCGCGGGCGCATCTGCGCACCCTGGAGGACCGATACGCGGTGGGAGACCGCTCCCTGGAGCAGCAGATCGTCGACATCTCGCTCCGCTTCGGCGTGCTGTGCCGGTTCACCGCGTTCGTGGCCGTCGACACCCATGTGACCAGTGCGGGCGCTCCGGAGCATCGCGTCCTCCAGCCGGTCGAACTGCCGAGCGGGTGGGAGATGCCGGCCGCGATGCCGATGATGGTGGCCGGTGCGCCGATGATGGCCAAGATGGCCGCCGTCACGAGCAGCGCGGCGGACGCGCCCGTCGGGGCGGCTCCCGGCGCTCCCGCGCCGAGCGCGCCCTTCGCCGCCGCGCCGCCTCCGCCTCTGTCACCTGCTCCGTCTCCGCCCCCGGTGTCGGGCGAACGGGGCGGCGGCGGCAAGGCACGGCTGTCCCGGGGGCTGCCCGGCGGAGGCTTCCTGTCGCGTCGGGGCCCCGCAGCCGCGGCGATGACGAATCTCGACGGCGTACGGCCCCTGCTGGCCGAGGAGCTCGCGCGACTGGGTCAGGCGGAGTCGCTGCCGGAGCGGGAGCGCCGGGGCTACCTGGCGGATCTCGCCAGCCGCCTGCGGGTCGTCGCCCAGATGGTGGGAAATCACCCTGATCTCCTCGCGCTGGCAGCCGACCTCGACAAGGCAGAGTGGGCCGACAGCTCCCTCGACGACCTCTGGCGGCGGACCGCCGATCTGCTGACCGCCCTGGTCGGCGGTCACGGTGAGGGTGAGCACGGCAAGGGTGAGCACGGCACCGGTCACGGCGAGGGTAAGCACGGCTCCGCGGCGGAGAAGGAGGGCAGGCGCCCCTTCTGGAAGCGGTCCTGA
- a CDS encoding trypsin-like peptidase domain-containing protein: MAACAATGAASVTVGATVGVTAAGTAGATGEPREASPPATPSVAPLATPPGAPLTTPPVVVPALSPAPARGVHAEAAHSVVRVRGFASACDRRLEATGFVYAPERVLLNAHAVGGVDRDLKVVLDDGRRFGASVVAFDPRADAAVVRVPGLRARPLPPARAVRTTAVIVGYRNGERSPIALPATVRANIPAETYDIYNRVPVWRRVHRFHGADIGKGMSGAPLLTGEGRVMGMVFAKDMNKAGIGYALAAGEFAPVATAGRKATRAVPHGHC; encoded by the coding sequence GTGGCGGCTTGTGCGGCGACCGGCGCAGCGAGCGTCACTGTAGGTGCCACTGTAGGTGTCACGGCCGCCGGTACGGCGGGCGCCACGGGTGAGCCGCGCGAGGCGTCCCCACCCGCCACTCCGTCCGTCGCTCCGCTCGCCACTCCGCCCGGCGCTCCGCTCACCACTCCGCCCGTCGTCGTACCGGCCCTGAGCCCGGCCCCCGCGCGTGGCGTGCATGCCGAGGCGGCCCACAGCGTGGTGCGGGTGCGCGGCTTCGCCTCCGCGTGCGACCGGCGACTGGAGGCGACGGGCTTCGTCTACGCGCCCGAAAGGGTGCTGCTCAACGCGCATGCCGTCGGGGGCGTGGACCGGGACCTCAAGGTGGTCCTCGACGACGGGCGGCGGTTCGGCGCTTCGGTGGTCGCCTTCGATCCTCGGGCGGACGCCGCCGTCGTGCGGGTGCCGGGCCTTCGCGCCCGGCCGTTGCCGCCTGCCCGCGCCGTGAGGACCACTGCCGTGATCGTAGGCTATCGGAACGGGGAGAGATCCCCGATCGCGCTGCCCGCCACCGTCCGTGCGAACATACCCGCCGAAACGTACGACATCTACAACCGCGTCCCGGTGTGGCGGCGGGTTCACCGTTTCCACGGCGCCGACATCGGAAAGGGCATGTCGGGCGCGCCGCTCCTCACCGGCGAGGGGCGGGTGATGGGCATGGTCTTCGCGAAGGACATGAACAAGGCGGGCATCGGCTACGCGCTCGCCGCCGGTGAGTTCGCACCGGTCGCCACGGCCGGCCGGAAGGCCACCCGGGCGGTGCCCCACGGCCACTGCTGA
- a CDS encoding bifunctional helix-turn-helix transcriptional regulator/GNAT family N-acetyltransferase has protein sequence MDIVPQVRAFNRFYTSVIGVLGAGMHDTPYSLTEARVLFELGTRERAADAADIRGMLGLDAGYLSRILSRFEADGLVSREKSPEDARRQVVRLTPKGRETFAVIDRRSAAEIEALVDKLADPGRRRLVSAMDTVRRLLDPPAAPREPYVIRPPRPGDLGWVVQRHGALYSEEYGWGASFEAYVVRILAGYLDDHDPRREAGWIAEVAGEPAGCVFCAREDETTARLRLLLVEPSARGMGIGGRLVEECLRFAAAAGYHRITLLTRDVLVSARRIYQAAGFTLTDSFPGEESGIPITEETWIRDL, from the coding sequence ATGGACATAGTGCCGCAAGTTCGCGCGTTCAACCGCTTCTACACCTCCGTCATCGGGGTGCTCGGCGCGGGGATGCACGACACCCCCTACTCGTTGACGGAGGCGCGGGTGCTGTTCGAGCTGGGCACCCGGGAGCGGGCGGCCGACGCGGCGGACATCAGGGGCATGCTCGGCCTCGACGCCGGTTACCTCAGCCGGATCCTGTCCAGGTTCGAGGCCGACGGGCTCGTCTCCCGCGAGAAGTCACCGGAGGACGCCCGCCGCCAGGTCGTCCGGCTCACCCCGAAGGGCCGGGAGACCTTCGCCGTGATCGACCGGCGCTCGGCCGCCGAGATCGAGGCCCTGGTCGACAAGCTCGCCGACCCCGGACGCCGCCGGCTCGTCTCCGCGATGGACACGGTCAGGCGCCTGCTGGACCCGCCGGCCGCGCCGCGCGAGCCGTACGTGATCCGGCCGCCGCGGCCGGGCGACCTCGGCTGGGTCGTGCAGCGGCACGGGGCCCTCTACAGCGAGGAGTACGGCTGGGGCGCGTCGTTCGAGGCGTACGTCGTCAGGATCCTCGCCGGCTACCTGGACGACCACGATCCCCGGCGGGAGGCGGGCTGGATCGCCGAGGTCGCGGGCGAGCCGGCGGGGTGCGTCTTCTGCGCGCGCGAGGACGAGACCACGGCGCGGCTGCGCCTGCTGCTGGTCGAGCCGTCCGCGCGCGGCATGGGCATCGGCGGACGGCTGGTCGAGGAGTGCCTGCGCTTCGCCGCCGCGGCCGGCTATCACCGGATCACCCTCCTGACCCGGGACGTGCTGGTCAGCGCCCGCCGGATCTACCAGGCGGCCGGGTTCACTCTGACCGACAGCTTCCCGGGCGAGGAGTCGGGCATCCCCATCACCGAGGAGACATGGATCCGCGACCTCTGA
- a CDS encoding MDR family MFS transporter gives MSVREEQQAAPEYLPHRQILIVLSGVAAGMLLAALDQSIVGTALPRIVSELGGLDKLSWVVTAYLLTSTAATPLWGKISDLYGRRVIFQTAIGIFLLGSVLAGLSQDIGQLIAFRALQGLGGGGLMSLAFSIIGDVIPPRERGRYQGYFGAVWGTSSVAGPLLGGFFTDGPGWRWIFWINLPIGVISLVVTSVALKMPTVRRSHRVDYLGATLIVAAVSCFLLYLDWAGNKLGWTAPGALALLAAFVAFAALFVLVELRAPEPILPMRLFRNGVFSVGNAFNFLAGLAMFGGMIFLPVYLQTVQGMSPTVSGLALLPAVVGIFSTSITSGQLMSRTGRYKIFPILGAAVLLVALWLLSTIRVDTPYWQVAIYAYLFGAGLGFTMQTVVTAIQNAVERADMGVATSSATFFRMMGAAIGTAVMGAVLTSRLTHHLAAEFGGRMPPGKVNADNVQAIQHLPQPVKGHVLVAFTNAIDDVFLTSLPFVAAALVVALFLKEIPLASRGGDGGAQAGMG, from the coding sequence ATGAGCGTCCGCGAGGAGCAGCAGGCCGCGCCGGAATACCTGCCCCACCGTCAGATCCTGATCGTCCTTTCCGGGGTCGCCGCCGGGATGCTGCTGGCCGCGCTCGACCAGAGCATCGTCGGCACGGCCCTGCCGCGCATCGTCAGTGAGCTCGGCGGCCTCGACAAGCTCTCCTGGGTGGTCACGGCCTACCTGCTCACCTCGACCGCGGCGACCCCGCTGTGGGGGAAGATCTCCGACCTGTACGGCAGGCGAGTGATCTTCCAGACCGCGATCGGCATCTTCCTGCTCGGCTCGGTCCTGGCCGGGCTGAGCCAGGACATCGGCCAGCTCATCGCGTTCCGCGCGTTGCAGGGCCTCGGCGGCGGCGGCCTGATGTCGCTGGCGTTCAGCATCATCGGCGACGTGATCCCGCCGCGCGAGCGCGGGCGTTACCAGGGATACTTCGGCGCCGTCTGGGGCACCTCCAGTGTGGCCGGGCCGCTGCTCGGCGGGTTCTTCACCGACGGCCCGGGCTGGCGGTGGATCTTCTGGATCAACCTGCCGATCGGGGTGATCTCGCTCGTCGTGACCTCGGTGGCGCTGAAGATGCCCACCGTGCGGCGCAGCCACCGCGTCGACTATCTCGGCGCGACGCTGATCGTGGCCGCCGTGTCGTGCTTCCTGCTCTACCTCGACTGGGCGGGCAACAAGCTCGGCTGGACGGCCCCCGGCGCGCTGGCCCTGCTCGCCGCGTTCGTGGCGTTCGCGGCCCTGTTCGTGCTGGTGGAGCTGCGGGCGCCCGAGCCGATCCTGCCGATGCGCCTGTTCCGCAACGGGGTCTTCAGCGTGGGCAACGCCTTCAACTTCCTCGCGGGGCTCGCGATGTTCGGCGGCATGATCTTCCTGCCGGTCTACCTGCAGACGGTGCAGGGCATGTCGCCGACCGTGTCGGGCCTGGCGCTGCTGCCCGCGGTGGTCGGCATCTTCTCCACGTCGATCACCTCCGGCCAGCTGATGAGCCGCACCGGGCGCTACAAGATCTTCCCGATCCTCGGCGCTGCGGTCCTCCTGGTGGCCCTGTGGCTGCTGTCCACGATCCGGGTGGACACGCCGTATTGGCAGGTGGCGATCTACGCCTACCTCTTCGGCGCCGGGCTCGGGTTCACCATGCAGACGGTCGTCACCGCGATCCAGAACGCGGTGGAGCGGGCCGACATGGGCGTGGCGACCAGTTCGGCGACGTTCTTCCGGATGATGGGCGCCGCCATCGGCACGGCGGTCATGGGTGCGGTCCTGACCAGCCGGCTCACCCACCACCTTGCCGCGGAGTTCGGCGGCCGGATGCCTCCGGGAAAGGTGAACGCCGACAACGTGCAGGCGATCCAGCACCTGCCACAGCCGGTCAAGGGTCACGTGCTGGTCGCGTTCACGAACGCGATCGACGACGTGTTCCTCACCAGCCTGCCCTTCGTCGCCGCCGCACTGGTCGTGGCCCTGTTCCTCAAGGAGATCCCGCTGGCGTCCCGGGGCGGCGATGGCGGGGCCCAGGCCGGCATGGGCTGA
- a CDS encoding alpha/beta hydrolase: protein MPVLPGAEPYHHDGGEIGVLLCHGFTGSPQSLRPWGEHLARAGLTVSLPRLPGHGTSWQEMSRTRWEDWYAELGKAFADLRGRCSEVFVAGLSLGGCMALRLAEVHGDAVRGVVVVNPSVVSDAPLLRFAPALKFVVPSVPGVAGDIKKEGMTELGYARTPVRAAATLPQLWKLVQRDIGEVTQPLLVFHSRDDHVVKPASVAFLRARLGDNLEVRELTDSYHVATLDNDAPAIFEGSLEFIRSHASVPLTKDL from the coding sequence ATGCCAGTGCTGCCCGGTGCGGAGCCGTACCACCACGACGGCGGCGAGATCGGCGTCCTGCTCTGCCACGGGTTCACCGGCTCGCCGCAGTCCCTCCGGCCGTGGGGCGAGCACCTGGCCCGGGCCGGGCTGACCGTCTCGCTGCCGCGCCTGCCCGGCCACGGCACGAGCTGGCAGGAGATGAGCCGCACCCGCTGGGAGGACTGGTACGCCGAGCTGGGCAAGGCGTTCGCCGACCTGCGCGGCCGGTGCTCGGAGGTGTTCGTGGCGGGGCTGTCCCTCGGCGGCTGCATGGCGCTGCGCCTGGCCGAGGTCCACGGCGACGCCGTACGCGGGGTCGTGGTGGTCAACCCCTCCGTGGTCAGCGACGCGCCGCTGCTGCGGTTCGCCCCGGCGCTGAAGTTCGTGGTGCCCTCGGTCCCCGGCGTGGCGGGCGACATCAAGAAGGAGGGCATGACGGAGCTCGGCTACGCGCGCACACCGGTGCGTGCCGCGGCCACGCTCCCCCAGCTGTGGAAGCTGGTCCAGCGGGACATCGGCGAGGTGACGCAGCCGCTGCTGGTGTTCCACAGCAGGGACGACCACGTGGTGAAGCCGGCGAGCGTGGCGTTCCTCCGGGCGAGGCTGGGGGACAATCTGGAGGTCAGGGAGCTGACGGACAGCTATCACGTCGCCACCCTGGACAACGACGCGCCCGCGATCTTCGAGGGGAGCCTGGAGTTCATCCGCTCCCACGCCTCGGTACCCTTGACGAAGGACCTGTGA